TGAGTTGACGCATGTAGTCGTGCGTGCATCGGAGGGCGGGCGACCGATATCTGTGTCGGATAGCTATCAGCCGGTCGATGGCGCCGACGTCTCGGCCGCGGCGTTCCTGGAGGAGACCATCACGGACTCTCTGCCGCCGGCGAGCCATGCCGAGTGGCTCAAGACTCCGTCCGGCGAGCTGGTCAAGGCTGTATTTCAGCGCTACATCGCCAGCGATGAGCAAGTCCTCATGATCTCGAACATCTCGTATCCACGTGACCGCTACGACGCGTTCCTGTTCCGGATGGCACTAGAGCCTGAATCGGTCGCCACGAGCAGGCGGGAGACCTCCACCTGACCTGAAATCGGACCGACTTCGGTCGAAGCGTATAGGGGCCTGATCAATTCGTTGATCAGGCCTTTTTCGTGCCCTTTGGCGTCTACACATGTGTAGAGCTTGTGCGCATACGCAACTACACATACGCTGTTGTGTATACATAGTGACAAGTCGCCAAAGGAGTGACATATGAGCAGACGAAGTGGCTCGGCCAGTGGACCGAAGACGCTGATCAGCCTTCGCGATGCGGCGCAACTGGCCGGGGGAGTCCACCCGCGGACCGTTCGTCGCTGGGTAGACGGCGGCCTTTTGCAGGGCTTCCAGGTCGGCCCGCGGCTCATCAAGGTCGATCGGGATCAGGTCCTCGCGCTGGTCCGTCCCTTGAACGAGACCGGAGTCGCGTAATGCGGGCGCGCACTTTTGGTTTGGTCGCCGCCGCGGTCGCGGTCGGCTACCTCGTGTTGACGGCGCCGGAAGTCGTCGGGATCACCGTGATGGTGCTGGGCGGAGTCGCGCTGTGGCGATCCTCGCGGCAGTGGGGGCTTCGGCGATGAGCATCTACCTGCGCGATGGGGATCGGGAGCGTCAGGCACCCCCCGAGGGCGTGTTGCGGGATTACCTGGGCTATTACGTGGTCGCCGCCAGCGAGTCGGGTGCTCCGGTGGATACCGGAGTCGTCGCGGATATCGCGGTGCACGGGTCGTTCCGGGTGCAGTACGCGGCGCATGTCGACCGGGTATGTGTTCGGGTGTTTCCGGCGTCGTCGTCGGCGTATGCCGGGATGACGATGCAGTTGACGCTTGCGCAGGCAATCGGGCTGCGCGCGCTGCTCGACGCCGGCATCGCGGATGCGCTGGCCGCGCGTGATGACCGCGAGGCTGACATGGGCGAGGCGGTCGACGGCAACGGTGCCGAGCGGAACGAGGCGGAGCGGTGACCGCGCCGTGGCGGCAGGACCCGCCTGTTCAGGGGTACACGGTCACTCATTTCGACCGCCGTGGCGGTCACAACCCGCTGCACTCGATGGCTGGTCCGGAGTTCACCGGTGCGAGTGCGGTGTTCGCCCCGCTGGGGTTGTTGCCGCCGATGGTGCGGCTCGCCGCGTTCGGTGTGCTGCTGATCATCGGCATGGGTGGCTGCACGGCGGCGTGGATCGATCAGCAGGACTACGTGCCGTCGCCGAACATCTGCCGCCCGCTCAATGCCGGGGTTCCTCCGGAACCCGCGGGTTCGTGCGTGCCGCGTGAGGAGGTGGCGCGGTGAGCGAAGGTATTCCGACCTACCGGTGGCGGATGGCGCCGGGGCATTTGCGGACGAAGCGGCAGCTTGAGGCCGCGGGGCTGCGTCCGAACGGCCAGGACATTCAGGGCCGGATCCCGTTCCGCCGCTACGGCCGTGAGCAGGTGGCGCATCTGTTCGACGTGAATCAGGCCGCGCCGAAGCGGCCCGCGACGCCCGCGCAGCTGGCAGCTCTGGCGAAGGCGACGCGTGAGCACCAGCTGCGTGCGGCGGAGCGTCACGGTGTCGACCGCGCCGCGTTCGACCAGGCGGGCGGAGATCCGGGTCCGGGCTGGAACACATCCACCAGCGCTCTCGCGGACTACCGGCCGGGTTCGTCCCTGGCCGACGTGTTCAGGCGAGAGACCGAACGGCAGGGGTACGACCGATGAGTTTTCGACTCTCGCCGCGTGATCTGGCTGGCCTGACGGTCTTGGCCGAGATGTACGGGGCGCCGCTGGATGTGGTCGCCGAGATGTTGGGCGTGAGCATCAACCGCGCCTATCGGATCACGGCGAAGTGGGAAGCCGCCCAGATGATCAGCGCCAAGCGCATGCGCCCTGTTCCGGGTCCGTCGTGGATCTTCCCGACGAAGTCCTCAGCGGAGGCCCTGCTGGGTCGGTCGGTGCGTTATTGGGTGCCAACGCCGAAGATGGCCGCTCACACCAAGGCCGTGTTGCAGCTGCGGCTGGCTTTGGTCGGTTTGGATCTGGACCGCTGGATCTCGGAGCGCTCGATGCGCGCGGATGTCGGTCTGGTGAAGGCCGGTCAGCCGCGCCCGCACATCCACGACGGCCGCTACATCACTGCCGCTGGTGAGTTGTGGGCGGTCGAGGTCGAGCTGACTGCCAAAAGCTCTGCGGCGGCGCG
Above is a genomic segment from Nocardia sputorum containing:
- a CDS encoding helix-turn-helix domain-containing protein gives rise to the protein MSRRSGSASGPKTLISLRDAAQLAGGVHPRTVRRWVDGGLLQGFQVGPRLIKVDRDQVLALVRPLNETGVA
- a CDS encoding RRQRL motif-containing zinc-binding protein, with product MSEGIPTYRWRMAPGHLRTKRQLEAAGLRPNGQDIQGRIPFRRYGREQVAHLFDVNQAAPKRPATPAQLAALAKATREHQLRAAERHGVDRAAFDQAGGDPGPGWNTSTSALADYRPGSSLADVFRRETERQGYDR